One segment of Streptomyces sp. NBC_00576 DNA contains the following:
- a CDS encoding VOC family protein: MSFPTIHSITFDCTGDPYDLGLFWSELFGRPLADDDKPGDPEALIADPDGGPRLLFIRVPEGKTVKNRVHLDLQPHGRTRDEEVERVVSLGARVVADHRRADGGGWVLMADPEGNEFCVERGELG, translated from the coding sequence TTGTCTTTCCCCACGATCCACAGCATCACCTTCGACTGCACCGGTGACCCCTACGATCTCGGCCTGTTCTGGAGCGAGTTGTTCGGCCGGCCGCTCGCCGACGACGACAAGCCCGGTGACCCGGAGGCGTTGATCGCCGACCCGGACGGCGGGCCGAGGCTGCTGTTCATCCGGGTCCCGGAGGGCAAGACGGTCAAGAACCGCGTGCACCTCGACCTGCAGCCGCACGGCCGCACCCGGGACGAGGAGGTCGAGCGCGTGGTCTCCCTCGGCGCCCGGGTCGTCGCGGACCACCGCCGGGCCGACGGCGGCGGATGGGTCCTCATGGCCGACCCCGAGGGCAACGAATTCTGTGTGGAACGCGGGGAGCTGGGCTGA
- a CDS encoding ABC transporter permease, producing the protein MYRFILRRTLSALMILLVISAITFVLFYVAPRDPARSACGKLCTPETLALVRRNLGIDDPLPLQYWHWLAGVFVGRDYTGLGHCSAPCLGYSFTNHEPVLGLITNRFPTTLSLTLGSTVVFVVLGVGTGMLAAVKQGRAVDKIASSISLVGSSLQIYIVGVVAMYYLSDQWGILPRPQDSVGFTQDPVAWFKGLLLPWFVLAIIFTANYTRMTRSQLVETLAEDYVRTARAKGLSRRTVFFRFAWRGAMGPIVTILGLDIGYLLGGAIITEETFGLHGIGALSIKAVRDNDLPLLLGVVLVAAAAIVVANILVDAVYALIDPRIRLA; encoded by the coding sequence ATGTACCGCTTCATCCTCCGCCGGACGCTCAGCGCGCTGATGATCCTCCTCGTCATCAGCGCGATCACCTTCGTCCTCTTCTACGTCGCCCCGCGCGACCCGGCCCGCAGCGCCTGCGGCAAGCTCTGCACACCGGAGACGCTCGCGCTCGTCCGGCGCAACCTGGGCATCGACGACCCGTTGCCGCTGCAGTACTGGCACTGGCTGGCGGGCGTGTTCGTGGGCCGCGACTACACCGGCCTCGGCCACTGTTCTGCGCCCTGCCTCGGCTACTCGTTCACCAACCACGAACCGGTCCTCGGTCTGATCACCAACCGCTTCCCCACCACCCTGTCCCTCACGCTGGGCAGCACGGTGGTGTTCGTGGTCCTCGGCGTCGGTACGGGCATGCTGGCGGCGGTGAAGCAGGGCCGGGCCGTGGACAAGATCGCGTCGTCGATCTCGCTGGTCGGCTCGTCCCTGCAGATCTACATCGTCGGTGTCGTCGCCATGTACTACCTGTCCGACCAGTGGGGCATCCTCCCCCGCCCCCAGGACAGCGTCGGCTTCACCCAGGACCCGGTGGCCTGGTTCAAGGGCCTGCTGCTGCCCTGGTTCGTCCTCGCGATCATCTTCACCGCCAACTACACCCGGATGACCCGCTCCCAGCTCGTGGAGACCCTCGCCGAGGACTACGTCCGTACCGCCCGCGCCAAGGGCCTGTCCCGCCGCACGGTGTTCTTCCGGTTCGCCTGGCGGGGCGCGATGGGCCCGATCGTCACGATCCTGGGCCTCGACATCGGCTATCTGCTCGGCGGCGCGATCATCACCGAGGAGACCTTCGGCCTGCACGGCATCGGCGCCCTGTCCATCAAGGCGGTACGGGACAACGACCTGCCGCTGCTGCTGGGGGTGGTCCTGGTGGCCGCGGCTGCGATCGTCGTGGCGAACATCCTGGTGGACGCGGTGTACGCGCTGATCGACCCGCGGATCAGGCTGGCATAG
- a CDS encoding ABC transporter ATP-binding protein: MTLAEPVAAAPFLSVRDLKVHFATDDGVVRAVDGLSFDVGRGRTLGIVGESGSGKSVTNLAILGLHDRTRTTLAGEIVLDGQELLTARERELEKLRGNKMAMIFQDSLASLSPYHTVGRQIAETYAKHTGASRRESRARAVEMLRRVGIPQPQLRADDYPHQFSGGMRQRVMIAMALVCDPELLIADEPTTALDVTVQAQIMDLLKDLQQEFGTSIVFITHDLGVISRMADDILVMYAGRAVERGTRSEVLRTPEHPYTWGLLGSMPTLKAPVDVPLSPIPGTPPSLLDPLPGCRFEPRCAFTEQVPAGRCANRSPLLPGTAAHGAACHLTPAQRTEYHADYVTAQVC; this comes from the coding sequence GTGACCTTGGCCGAACCGGTGGCTGCCGCCCCCTTCCTCTCCGTACGGGACCTGAAGGTGCACTTCGCCACCGACGACGGTGTGGTGAGGGCGGTGGACGGCCTGTCCTTCGACGTGGGGCGCGGCCGGACCCTGGGCATCGTCGGCGAGTCCGGCTCGGGCAAGTCGGTGACGAACCTGGCGATCCTGGGCCTGCACGACCGTACGCGCACGACGCTGGCCGGGGAGATCGTCCTGGACGGCCAGGAGTTGCTGACGGCGCGGGAACGGGAGCTGGAGAAGCTGCGCGGCAACAAGATGGCGATGATCTTCCAGGACTCCCTGGCGTCCCTGTCGCCGTACCACACGGTGGGCCGGCAGATCGCGGAGACGTACGCCAAGCACACCGGTGCCTCGCGCAGGGAGTCCAGGGCCCGTGCGGTCGAGATGCTGAGGCGGGTCGGCATCCCGCAGCCGCAGCTCCGCGCCGACGACTACCCCCACCAGTTCTCCGGCGGTATGCGCCAACGGGTGATGATCGCCATGGCGTTGGTGTGCGACCCGGAGCTCCTGATCGCCGACGAACCGACGACAGCCCTGGACGTCACGGTCCAGGCCCAGATCATGGACCTGCTCAAAGACCTCCAGCAGGAGTTCGGCACGTCGATCGTCTTCATCACGCACGACCTCGGCGTCATCTCCCGTATGGCGGACGACATCCTGGTGATGTACGCGGGCCGGGCGGTGGAGCGCGGCACCCGTAGCGAGGTACTGCGGACGCCTGAACACCCGTACACCTGGGGTCTGTTGGGTTCGATGCCGACGCTGAAAGCCCCGGTGGACGTCCCGCTGTCCCCGATCCCGGGCACACCTCCGTCGCTCCTCGACCCGCTCCCGGGCTGTCGCTTCGAACCGCGCTGCGCGTTCACGGAACAGGTGCCGGCGGGCCGCTGTGCGAACCGGAGCCCCCTCCTGCCCGGCACCGCCGCCCACGGCGCCGCCTGCCATCTGACGCCGGCGCAGCGCACGGAGTACCACGCCGACTACGTCACCGCGCAGGTCTGCTGA
- a CDS encoding VOC family protein has translation MFHHVELWVPDLNRAVTSWGWLLERLGCVPYQSWPEGRSWRHGDTYVVVEHSPALRGDRHDRLCPGLNHLAFRVPSRPALDALVMEAPAHGWTLLFPDRHPYAGGAGHYAAYLENVDGFEVELVAEGRRAVAHSASVTSAAVGPSAAG, from the coding sequence GTGTTCCACCACGTCGAGCTGTGGGTGCCGGACCTGAACCGTGCGGTCACCTCCTGGGGCTGGCTCCTGGAGCGCCTGGGGTGCGTCCCGTACCAGAGCTGGCCGGAGGGCAGGAGCTGGCGGCACGGGGACACCTACGTGGTGGTCGAGCACTCGCCGGCCCTGCGCGGAGACCGCCACGACCGCCTGTGTCCAGGCCTCAACCACCTTGCTTTCCGCGTCCCTTCACGTCCGGCCCTGGACGCCCTGGTGATGGAGGCCCCGGCCCACGGCTGGACCCTGCTCTTCCCCGACCGGCATCCGTATGCGGGCGGGGCGGGGCACTACGCGGCATACCTGGAGAACGTGGACGGGTTCGAGGTGGAACTCGTGGCGGAGGGCCGACGGGCGGTGGCCCACTCGGCGTCCGTGACCTCGGCCGCGGTCGGCCCGTCCGCGGCCGGCTGA
- a CDS encoding ABC transporter ATP-binding protein codes for MSDNLTLPTQQGSTGTSTEELLKIEGLTKHFPIYGGFPIKRKVGAVQAVDGVDLTVGVGESVGLVGESGCGKSTTGRLITRLLEPTAGKITYAGQDITHASRRQLAPVRSEIQMIFQDPYSSLNPRQTVGTIIKSPMEVNGIEPTGGREARVRELLELVGLNPEHYNRFPHEFSGGQRQRIGVARALALQPKLIVADEPVSALDVSIQAQVVNLLKKVQDELGIAFLFIAHDLAIVRHFSQRVAVMYLGKVVEVGDREAIYNAPRHPYTHALLSAVPEVDIDGDRAGRERIRLAGDVPSPIHPPSGCRFRTRCWKAQDKCASEEPPLLQISGNREGHLTACHFPEDPTTEPRDEDVILDPALKALEADATEG; via the coding sequence ATGAGCGACAACCTCACCCTCCCCACACAGCAGGGTTCCACCGGTACGTCGACCGAGGAACTGCTCAAGATCGAGGGCCTGACCAAGCACTTCCCGATCTACGGCGGCTTTCCGATCAAACGGAAGGTCGGCGCCGTCCAGGCCGTCGACGGGGTCGACCTGACGGTCGGCGTCGGCGAGAGCGTCGGCCTGGTCGGCGAGTCCGGCTGCGGCAAGTCGACGACCGGCCGGCTGATCACGCGGCTCCTCGAACCCACTGCCGGCAAGATCACGTACGCGGGCCAGGACATCACGCACGCCTCGCGCAGGCAGCTGGCGCCGGTCCGCTCCGAGATCCAGATGATCTTCCAGGACCCGTACTCCTCGCTGAACCCGCGGCAAACCGTCGGCACGATCATCAAGTCGCCGATGGAGGTCAACGGGATCGAGCCGACGGGTGGTCGGGAGGCGAGGGTCCGGGAACTGCTGGAGCTCGTCGGCCTCAACCCCGAGCACTACAACCGCTTCCCGCACGAGTTCTCCGGCGGTCAGCGCCAGCGCATCGGGGTGGCCCGCGCGCTCGCCCTCCAGCCGAAGCTGATCGTGGCGGACGAACCGGTCTCCGCGCTCGACGTGTCGATCCAGGCGCAGGTGGTGAACCTGCTCAAGAAGGTCCAGGACGAGCTGGGCATCGCGTTCCTGTTCATCGCCCATGACCTGGCCATCGTCCGGCACTTCTCGCAGCGCGTCGCGGTCATGTACCTCGGCAAGGTGGTGGAGGTCGGCGACCGGGAGGCCATCTACAACGCCCCCCGGCACCCCTACACCCACGCCCTGCTCTCCGCGGTGCCGGAGGTCGACATCGACGGGGACAGGGCGGGCCGCGAGCGCATCCGCCTCGCCGGTGACGTCCCCTCGCCGATACACCCGCCGTCGGGCTGCCGTTTCCGTACGCGCTGCTGGAAGGCCCAGGACAAGTGCGCGAGCGAGGAGCCCCCGCTGCTCCAGATCTCGGGCAACCGTGAGGGCCACCTGACGGCCTGCCACTTCCCGGAGGACCCGACGACGGAACCCCGCGACGAGGACGTCATCCTGGACCCGGCGCTCAAGGCGCTGGAGGCGGACGCCACGGAGGGCTGA
- a CDS encoding S9 family peptidase encodes MTTEPVSFPRRHARTQRFTLGAPRAFTVAPDGSRVAYLRSSSGTDRANKLWVLDLPDGGERVAADPFTLLGGADEKLSAEERARRERSREGSAGIVGYATDSAVELAAFALSGRLFVAELQAGTVREIATLGPVIDPHPSPDGRLVAYVADGALCLTDLVGEQALALAEPESETVTYGLAEFIAAEEMARSRGFWWSPESDRLLVARADDAPVDRWWISDPAHPEREPQRVAYPAAGTLNAEVRLFVLTLEGVRTEVVWDRARYPYLARVHWSGAGAPLILVQSRDQRGQLFLAVDPDTGATRMVHAEEDPHWLDLFPGVPCWSPSGQLVRIADEGGARVLAVGERPLTGPQLHVRAVLDVSADDVLVAASAGAEAVGTEIGEVHVYRVNELGLERVSQEPGVHSAVRAGGVTVLVSAVPDRPGAQVQVLREGKQAAAVVSYAEDPGLSPRMTLTQGGARRIPCALLMPTDYDGVTPLPVLMDPYGGPHGPRVVAAHNAHLTSQWFADQGFAVVVADGRGTPGRSPAWEKAVHGDFTVSLDDQIDALRDLAERYPLDLSRVAIRGWSYGGWLAGLAVLRRPDVFHAGIAGAPVTDWRLYDTHYTERYLGDPATSPEAYANSSLVTEAGLSSPAEPHRPLMVVHGTADDNVVFAHALRLSSALLAAGRPHEVLPLSGVTHMTPQEQVAENLLLLQVDFLKRALGLA; translated from the coding sequence ATGACGACCGAGCCTGTCTCCTTCCCCCGCCGGCACGCCCGCACCCAGCGATTCACGCTCGGCGCGCCCCGCGCGTTCACCGTGGCGCCCGACGGTTCACGGGTCGCCTACCTGCGGTCCTCCTCCGGTACCGACCGGGCGAACAAGCTGTGGGTGCTCGACCTCCCGGACGGCGGCGAGCGCGTGGCCGCCGACCCGTTCACGCTCCTCGGCGGGGCCGACGAGAAGCTGTCCGCCGAGGAGCGGGCACGCCGGGAACGCAGCCGTGAAGGCAGCGCCGGGATCGTCGGCTACGCCACCGACTCGGCCGTCGAACTGGCCGCCTTCGCCTTGTCCGGGCGGCTCTTCGTGGCCGAACTGCAAGCCGGGACAGTGCGCGAGATCGCCACCCTGGGGCCCGTCATCGACCCTCACCCCTCCCCCGACGGACGGCTCGTTGCGTACGTCGCGGACGGCGCCCTGTGTCTCACCGACCTGGTCGGCGAGCAGGCCCTCGCGCTCGCGGAGCCCGAGTCGGAGACGGTGACGTACGGGCTGGCCGAGTTCATCGCGGCCGAGGAGATGGCCCGGTCGCGGGGCTTCTGGTGGTCCCCGGAGTCCGACCGGTTGCTGGTCGCGCGGGCCGACGACGCCCCCGTGGACCGCTGGTGGATCTCCGATCCGGCGCATCCGGAACGGGAGCCGCAGCGGGTCGCGTATCCGGCGGCGGGCACCCTGAACGCGGAGGTGCGGCTCTTCGTACTCACCCTTGAGGGGGTGCGGACGGAGGTTGTGTGGGACCGGGCGCGCTATCCGTATCTGGCGCGTGTGCACTGGTCAGGGGCAGGTGCGCCGCTGATTCTGGTGCAGTCGCGGGACCAGCGCGGGCAGCTTTTCCTGGCCGTGGACCCGGACACGGGGGCGACCCGGATGGTGCACGCGGAGGAAGATCCACATTGGCTTGATCTTTTCCCCGGGGTGCCGTGCTGGAGCCCCTCCGGACAGTTGGTGCGCATCGCCGACGAGGGCGGCGCACGAGTGCTGGCGGTGGGCGAACGCCCGCTCACCGGGCCGCAGTTGCACGTCCGGGCGGTGCTGGACGTATCGGCTGACGATGTGCTCGTGGCGGCGTCGGCAGGTGCGGAGGCGGTCGGCACCGAGATCGGCGAAGTGCACGTCTATCGAGTGAACGAGCTCGGGCTGGAGCGCGTCTCGCAAGAGCCCGGCGTGCACTCGGCGGTTCGCGCCGGGGGCGTGACCGTGCTCGTGTCGGCGGTGCCGGACCGGCCGGGGGCCCAGGTACAGGTGCTGCGTGAGGGGAAGCAGGCGGCGGCCGTCGTCTCGTACGCCGAAGACCCCGGTTTGTCCCCGCGCATGACCCTCACCCAGGGGGGCGCACGCAGAATTCCATGCGCCCTGCTTATGCCGACCGACTACGACGGCGTCACTCCCCTCCCCGTCCTCATGGACCCCTACGGTGGTCCGCACGGACCCCGTGTCGTCGCCGCGCACAACGCGCACCTGACCTCACAGTGGTTCGCCGACCAGGGTTTCGCGGTGGTCGTCGCGGACGGGCGCGGAACACCGGGACGCTCGCCGGCCTGGGAGAAGGCGGTCCACGGGGACTTCACGGTTTCGCTGGACGACCAGATCGACGCCTTGCGGGACCTCGCCGAGCGCTACCCGCTCGATCTCTCCCGGGTGGCGATCCGGGGCTGGTCGTACGGCGGCTGGCTCGCGGGGCTTGCGGTGCTGCGGCGCCCTGACGTCTTCCACGCGGGCATCGCGGGGGCCCCGGTGACGGACTGGCGGCTGTACGACACGCACTACACGGAGCGGTACCTGGGCGACCCGGCGACCTCACCGGAGGCGTACGCGAACAGCTCGCTGGTGACGGAGGCCGGGCTGTCGTCCCCCGCCGAGCCGCATCGGCCGCTGATGGTCGTGCACGGCACCGCCGACGACAATGTGGTCTTCGCGCACGCCCTGCGGCTGTCCTCGGCGCTGTTGGCCGCGGGCCGCCCGCACGAGGTGCTCCCACTGTCCGGCGTCACGCACATGACCCCACAGGAACAGGTCGCGGAGAACCTGCTGCTGCTTCAAGTGGATTTCCTGAAGCGGGCGTTGGGGCTGGCGTAG
- a CDS encoding DUF397 domain-containing protein: MIRKHLAGAPSELAWFKSSYSDGTEGDSCVEIATSPGTIHVRDSKNIETGPRLAFAPATWAEFVPYSTELGDTMAEPLHWA; the protein is encoded by the coding sequence ATGATCCGCAAGCACCTCGCCGGCGCCCCCTCCGAACTGGCTTGGTTCAAAAGCAGCTACAGCGACGGCACGGAGGGCGACTCCTGCGTCGAGATCGCCACCTCCCCCGGCACCATCCACGTGCGCGATTCCAAGAACATAGAGACAGGCCCCCGTCTTGCCTTCGCCCCCGCCACCTGGGCCGAGTTCGTGCCGTACTCGACCGAGCTGGGCGACACGATGGCCGAACCGTTGCACTGGGCGTGA
- a CDS encoding ABC transporter substrate-binding protein: protein MSLSRRNFVIATSVAAGGSMVLSACSSGGGGGGGTSGGGAAGTAKFAAVSIGTKEDSTGPAPEIPGAKKGGTIRPIGPQDFSHLDPQRIYYSWNSEVGNLYIRCLTGYRVDGGAMKLVGDLATDTGTMADGGKTWTFTLKDGLKWEDGSELTVEDVRHGIERGFASFTTEGATYLQAALTGSNDFRSVYKGPYDGKHLDSVVTDTAKKTITFHLKTARPDLNWTLAMQSYGAVSAKHDTKEKYDKDPFSCGPYRLKAHSVDKSLTMVRNTHWDPATDSIRNAYPDSFTFEFGPEALQTTDRLIADSGTDQYALMAYSGVPAERIQKVLTTPALKSRTVDGLLTGLYYYAINCRRITDLKVRQALNYAWPLQQIRTIYGGPSAGDYATTILGPDMAGRVKFDIYGKLTKPQGDTAKAKALLKEAGKLGQKIVYTYPQGGSDAYEKTKVVIANALKEAGFDPVIKPVESTSYYDQAQQVDNSFDVMWFGWSPDWPTGYTMLQPLFDGRTIANGANNVSQLKVNWVDAAIDKAAAITDPTQANAAWAALDKELMEKEAPIIPETYQRRFYLYGSKVGGAEYDPLYSSFVLYKLYAK from the coding sequence ATGTCTCTCTCCCGCAGAAACTTCGTCATAGCCACCTCGGTAGCCGCCGGCGGCTCCATGGTCCTGTCCGCGTGCAGCAGTGGTGGGGGAGGCGGTGGCGGTACGTCGGGGGGCGGCGCGGCCGGTACCGCCAAGTTCGCGGCGGTCAGCATCGGCACCAAGGAGGACTCCACGGGGCCCGCGCCGGAGATCCCGGGGGCGAAGAAGGGCGGCACGATCCGGCCGATCGGCCCGCAGGACTTCTCGCACCTCGACCCGCAGCGCATCTACTACTCGTGGAACTCCGAGGTCGGCAACCTCTACATCCGCTGCCTGACCGGCTACCGCGTCGACGGCGGCGCGATGAAGCTCGTCGGCGACCTCGCCACCGACACCGGCACCATGGCGGACGGCGGCAAGACCTGGACCTTCACCCTGAAGGACGGGCTGAAGTGGGAGGACGGCAGCGAGCTGACCGTCGAGGACGTACGGCACGGCATCGAGCGCGGCTTCGCGAGCTTCACCACCGAGGGCGCCACCTACCTCCAGGCCGCGCTGACCGGCAGCAACGACTTCCGCTCGGTCTACAAGGGCCCGTACGACGGCAAGCACCTCGACTCGGTCGTCACGGACACCGCGAAGAAGACGATCACCTTCCACCTCAAGACGGCCCGCCCGGACCTCAACTGGACGCTGGCGATGCAGTCCTACGGAGCGGTGTCCGCCAAGCACGACACCAAGGAGAAGTACGACAAGGACCCGTTCTCCTGCGGCCCGTACCGGCTCAAGGCGCACTCCGTCGACAAGTCCCTGACGATGGTCCGCAACACCCACTGGGACCCGGCGACCGACTCGATCCGCAACGCCTACCCGGACTCGTTCACCTTCGAGTTCGGCCCCGAGGCGCTCCAGACCACCGACCGGCTGATCGCGGACTCCGGGACCGACCAGTACGCGCTGATGGCGTACAGCGGGGTGCCGGCCGAGCGCATCCAGAAGGTGCTGACGACGCCCGCGCTGAAGAGCCGTACCGTCGACGGACTGCTGACAGGCCTGTACTACTACGCCATCAACTGCAGGCGTATCACCGACCTGAAGGTCCGTCAGGCACTCAACTACGCCTGGCCGTTGCAGCAGATCCGGACCATCTACGGCGGTCCGTCCGCCGGCGACTACGCGACCACGATCCTCGGCCCGGACATGGCGGGCCGGGTGAAGTTCGACATCTACGGCAAGCTGACGAAGCCGCAGGGCGACACCGCGAAGGCCAAGGCGCTGCTGAAGGAGGCCGGCAAGCTCGGCCAGAAGATCGTCTACACCTACCCGCAGGGCGGGAGCGACGCCTATGAGAAGACCAAGGTCGTCATCGCCAACGCCCTGAAGGAGGCGGGCTTCGACCCGGTGATCAAGCCGGTGGAGTCGACGAGCTACTACGACCAGGCCCAGCAGGTCGACAACTCCTTCGACGTGATGTGGTTCGGCTGGTCCCCGGACTGGCCCACCGGCTACACCATGCTCCAGCCCCTCTTCGACGGCCGGACGATCGCCAACGGCGCCAACAACGTCTCCCAGCTGAAGGTGAACTGGGTCGACGCGGCGATCGACAAGGCCGCGGCCATCACCGACCCGACGCAGGCCAACGCGGCGTGGGCGGCCCTGGACAAGGAGCTCATGGAGAAGGAGGCGCCGATCATCCCCGAGACGTATCAGCGCCGCTTCTACCTGTACGGCAGCAAGGTCGGCGGCGCCGAGTACGACCCGTTGTACTCGTCGTTCGTGCTTTACAAGTTGTACGCGAAGTAG
- a CDS encoding helix-turn-helix domain-containing protein — protein MSADGDAGQLKGEADEPGWEVDPDDAWGVAVVETVGRQLKLRREAVGMSAADFGKALGYGEDMVYKIEGGKRIARPEYLVKADEALGADGLISAMNEDLEKVQYPKKVRAIAKMEAKAVEIGVYVGLSLHGLLQTPEHARALFEARQPPYSEGEVERLVAARMARKTVFDKSPVTALSFVQEEAALRRRIGGTMVRRRQLEHLLEVARLRNVTFQVMPTESGAHPGVDGKIELLKFADGTAVGRSDGAFSGRPTTEPKELRILELRYSTIRAEALTSGESLAFIEQLLGET, from the coding sequence ATGAGCGCGGACGGCGACGCGGGGCAGCTCAAGGGCGAGGCGGACGAGCCGGGTTGGGAGGTGGACCCGGACGACGCGTGGGGTGTGGCCGTCGTGGAGACCGTCGGGCGGCAACTGAAGCTGCGGCGGGAGGCGGTGGGGATGAGCGCCGCCGACTTCGGCAAGGCGCTCGGGTACGGCGAGGACATGGTCTACAAGATCGAGGGCGGGAAGCGGATCGCTCGGCCCGAGTACTTGGTGAAGGCGGACGAAGCGTTGGGGGCGGACGGGCTGATCTCCGCCATGAACGAGGACTTGGAGAAGGTCCAGTACCCGAAGAAGGTTCGGGCCATCGCGAAGATGGAGGCGAAGGCGGTGGAGATCGGCGTGTACGTCGGACTCAGCCTCCACGGCCTGTTGCAGACGCCCGAGCATGCGCGTGCCCTGTTCGAGGCTCGTCAACCGCCGTACTCGGAGGGGGAAGTGGAGCGCCTGGTAGCCGCCCGCATGGCACGGAAAACGGTCTTCGACAAATCACCCGTGACTGCGCTGAGCTTCGTCCAGGAAGAGGCGGCACTGCGTCGTCGCATCGGCGGCACAATGGTGCGACGCCGACAGCTCGAACACTTGCTGGAAGTGGCGCGTCTGCGCAACGTAACGTTCCAGGTGATGCCAACGGAAAGCGGCGCGCATCCTGGGGTGGATGGCAAGATCGAGTTGCTGAAGTTCGCAGACGGTACGGCTGTGGGGCGCTCCGACGGGGCGTTCAGCGGCCGTCCGACAACAGAGCCGAAGGAACTGCGCATCCTGGAGTTGCGCTACAGCACCATCAGGGCCGAGGCCCTCACCTCCGGGGAGTCACTCGCCTTCATCGAGCAACTACTGGGAGAGACATGA
- a CDS encoding ABC transporter permease produces MTSPTPSATAPQVAAESGAVPPAPTAPAHGGTGRSPGRIAWLRFRRDRTGVVSAVVVVVFFVAGIAAPLIAKLYGKDPYTTYGQNGTGLLNEFGFPIRPNGGISGDFWFGVEPQLGRDVFTLLLYGIRNSLLIATVTTVLVTLLGIVVGLTAGYLGGRIDGFVGRVIDILLAFPSTLFFIAFWPVMISVFVSPEENTPTWLTVVSLISVMTAFGWAPIARLLRGEVLALREREFVESAKVTGASPARIIFKELLPNLWTPVLIQATLALPMYVTTEAALAFLGVGLSDPTPDWGVMIQRGAQVYQNDITYMLFPGLAMVLFVIAFNLLGDSVRDALDPKTRR; encoded by the coding sequence GTGACCTCGCCTACACCTTCCGCCACCGCACCCCAGGTGGCGGCCGAATCCGGTGCCGTACCACCGGCGCCCACCGCGCCGGCTCACGGCGGCACCGGCCGCTCGCCGGGGCGGATCGCCTGGCTGCGCTTCAGACGCGACCGGACCGGGGTCGTCTCGGCCGTCGTGGTCGTGGTGTTCTTCGTGGCGGGCATCGCCGCCCCCCTGATCGCCAAGCTCTACGGCAAGGACCCGTACACGACGTACGGCCAGAACGGCACCGGTCTGCTCAACGAATTCGGTTTCCCGATCCGGCCCAACGGCGGTATCAGCGGCGACTTCTGGTTCGGGGTCGAGCCGCAGCTCGGCCGGGACGTCTTCACCCTGCTGCTCTACGGCATCCGCAACTCGCTGCTCATCGCCACGGTGACGACCGTGCTGGTCACCCTGCTCGGCATCGTCGTCGGCCTCACCGCCGGCTATCTGGGCGGGCGGATCGACGGCTTCGTCGGCCGGGTCATCGACATCCTGCTGGCGTTCCCCTCCACCCTGTTCTTCATCGCCTTCTGGCCGGTGATGATCTCCGTCTTCGTGTCGCCGGAGGAGAACACCCCCACCTGGCTGACCGTCGTCAGCCTCATCTCCGTGATGACCGCGTTCGGCTGGGCGCCCATCGCCCGGCTGCTGCGCGGTGAGGTACTCGCCCTGCGCGAGCGGGAGTTCGTGGAGTCCGCCAAGGTCACCGGTGCCTCCCCGGCCCGGATCATCTTCAAGGAACTGCTGCCCAACCTGTGGACCCCGGTCCTCATCCAGGCCACCCTCGCGCTGCCCATGTACGTCACCACCGAGGCGGCGCTCGCCTTCCTCGGGGTGGGGCTCAGCGACCCCACGCCCGACTGGGGCGTGATGATCCAGCGCGGGGCGCAGGTCTACCAGAACGACATCACGTACATGCTCTTCCCCGGCCTGGCGATGGTCCTCTTCGTGATCGCCTTCAACCTCCTCGGCGACTCCGTGCGCGACGCACTGGACCCGAAGACCAGGCGCTGA